A window of the Lactuca sativa cultivar Salinas chromosome 5, Lsat_Salinas_v11, whole genome shotgun sequence genome harbors these coding sequences:
- the LOC111878180 gene encoding histone H4 translates to MSGRGKGGKGLGKGGAKRHRKVLRDNIQGITKPAIRRLARRGGVKRISGLIYEETRGVLKIFLENVIRDAVTYTEHARRKTVTAMDVVYALKRQGRTLYGFGG, encoded by the coding sequence ATGTCAGGAAGAGGAAAAGGAGGCAAGGGATTGGGAAAGGGTGGAGCCAAACGTCATCGTAAGGTTCTCCGGGACAACATCCAAGGTATCACCAAGCCGGCGATCCGCCGTCTAGCCAGACGAGGAGGTGTCAAGCGTATCAGTGGGTTAATATACGAGGAGACCCGTGGTGTTTTGAAGATCTTTCTTGAGAACGTCATCCGTGACGCCGTCACATACACCGAACACGCTCGCCGGAAAACTGTCACCGCCATGGATGTTGTTTACGCTTTGAAGCGCCAAGGCCGTACTCTCTACGGATTTGGTGGTTAA